From Quercus lobata isolate SW786 chromosome 1, ValleyOak3.0 Primary Assembly, whole genome shotgun sequence, one genomic window encodes:
- the LOC115989602 gene encoding E3 ubiquitin-protein ligase APD2-like, which produces MEEPEHSQHGTTPSSSSSTVTTSTDGPSSSLPPTSQVQEEVEIEQHENGENDHLHHHRHHHHRHHILLNHRRQQQQPSNLSYRVNISISDAPSTETRDDVWACLFVLVTFWFFAASMTLIFGFYGSVDLQLGPNCSRLIQTNPFFVQSIMAEEINEPEVGPVLYGFYKPPPLDVEITWTETHNIFVPANFHKDLIYYLNKGSTVDIIYHVKSPSSSPLSLVIAQGKDSLVEWIEDPSYPNTTLSWNIIHGSGKIQQKISKSSDYYIAVGNLHSEEVEVELNFTINAFLYNTTQAYYLCSLGNPLCSLKLSLLGTNVAVLISPHLKEGTDDEWYVKLSYGPRWVTYFVGSGVMTVLILLAFRFFNTFQTTAEDRTRFQPAEVGTERAPLLLHKDEDVSSWGSSYDSVSHDEEDLEEQLAVNCIEGQQITEGKNSNNPQRLCVICFDSSRDCFFLPCGHCAACFTCGTRIAEESGTCPICRRKMKKVRKIFTV; this is translated from the exons ATGGAAGAACCAGAACATAGCCAACATGGAACTacgccttcttcttcttcttctactgtCACAACCTCCACTGACggtccatcttcttcattgccgCCTACTTCACAGGTTCAAGAAGAAGTAGAAATTGAACAACATGAGAATGGAGAAAATGATCACCTTCACCatcaccgccaccaccaccaccgccaccacaTACTTCTCAATCATCGCCGGCAACAACAGCAGCCTTCTAATTTATCCTATCGTGTGAACATATCCATATCTGATGCGCCCTCGACTGAGACAAGGGATGATGTATGGGCTTGCCTCTTTGTGCTCGTCACATTTTGGTTCTTTG CAGCATCCATGACtctgatttttggattttatggATCTGTGGATCTACAATTGGGCCCAAATTGCTCCCGCCTAATACAAACTAACCCATTCTTTGTGCAGTCTATTATG GCCGAGGAAATCAATGAGCCAGAAGTTGGGCCAGTGCTATATGGATTTTATAAACCTCCTCCCCTGGATGTTGAGATCACCTGGACTGAAACACATAATATATTTGTACCAGCCAATTTTCACAAG GACTTGATTTACTACCTGAACAAAGGGTCCACAGTGGATATCATATACCATGTAAAATCTCCAAGCTCCTCACCTTTATCCCTTGTGATTGCACAAG GTAAAGATAGCCTTGTTGAGTGGATAGAGGACCCATCATATCCTAATACAACTTTGTCTTGGAATATTATTCATG GAAGTGGTAAGATTCAACAGAAAATATCAAAGTCCTCCGATTATTATATTGCAGTGGGGAACTTGCACTCTGAGGAGGTGGAG GTAGAATTAAATTTCACCATAAATGCTTTCCTCTATAACACAACTCAGGCATATTACCTGTGCTCCCTGGGTAACCCTTTGTGTAGtttgaagctctctcttttAGGAACAAATGTTGCTGTCCTTATTTCTCCACATCTGAAAGAG GGCACTGATGATGAATGGTATGTCAAACTCTCTTATGGACCACGATGGGTCACATATTTTGTTGGATCAG GTGTAATGACTGTACTCATCTTACTGGCGTTCAGATTCTTCAACACTTTCCAAACCACGGCTGAAGATAGAACAAGATTTCAGCCAGCGGAGGTGGGAACTGAACGAGCCCCATTGCTTTTGCACAAAGATGAAGATGTATCAAGTTGGGGTTCATCTTATGACTCTGTCTCACACGACGAGGAGGATCTGGAGGAGCAGCTTGCGGTGAATTGTATTGAAGGTCAGCAAATAACAGAAGGCAAAAACAGCAACAATCCCCAGCGTCTTTGTGTCATTTGCTTTGATTCCTCTAGAGATTGTTTCTTTCTACCATGTGGTCATTGTGCTGCCTGTTTTACATGTGGAACAAG GATTGCAGAAGAGTCTGGTACTTGTCCTATATGCCGCAGGAAGATGAAGAAGGTGAGAAAGATTTTTACAGTTTGA